One Sodalinema gerasimenkoae IPPAS B-353 DNA segment encodes these proteins:
- a CDS encoding LCP family protein: MRIPLQQPRNWSGLLWWGLLTSFIIVASALMGAIAALIVPASPLVQPSGRENREQGQFGYELTRPINLMVLGVDRDPELADDSPDLLEGRSDTILAVRFDTYTNQVNVLSVPRDTEVNLGELGWGKLNEANYLGGVELMQASLEALLTDVEFDRYFRVNTEGLVELVDLLGGVEVLVPYPMSYRDRTQELTIELDAGWQRLTGDQAQQFSRYRQGPYGDIGRVQRQQMLLQALRDRLLSPTVLTRIPAIIRILQTHVDTNLTVNEMLALASFALEVDRDDIRMALLPGEFSHPDDSPLSYWLVDEVAGDRLVGQFFQTSTESGFIDEWGNQTAFGRTNSQASGSPTDNSPPLEQPRITIQNATQDSLAVERLTAYLEELGYEDIYVSQDWDRVHRHSTIIVQRGDYEAGERLRSDLGFGRLEALSTGDISSDITIRIGLDVDRLY, translated from the coding sequence GTGAGAATTCCTCTTCAGCAACCCCGGAATTGGTCGGGCCTCCTCTGGTGGGGGCTATTAACATCCTTTATTATTGTGGCTTCGGCATTAATGGGGGCGATCGCGGCCTTAATCGTTCCCGCATCTCCCCTTGTGCAACCGAGTGGCCGGGAGAACCGCGAACAGGGACAGTTTGGCTATGAACTAACTCGTCCCATTAACCTAATGGTGTTGGGGGTCGATCGCGATCCTGAGTTAGCGGACGATTCACCGGATTTGTTGGAAGGACGCAGTGACACAATTTTGGCGGTACGCTTCGATACGTATACCAATCAGGTCAATGTTCTCTCAGTGCCTCGGGATACAGAGGTTAATTTAGGGGAGTTGGGCTGGGGGAAACTGAATGAAGCCAATTATCTCGGTGGCGTGGAGTTGATGCAGGCCAGTTTGGAGGCCTTGCTGACGGATGTGGAGTTTGACCGCTATTTCCGGGTGAATACCGAGGGATTGGTGGAGTTGGTGGATTTGCTCGGTGGGGTGGAGGTCTTGGTTCCCTATCCCATGTCCTATCGCGATCGCACTCAGGAATTGACCATCGAACTCGATGCCGGTTGGCAACGACTCACAGGGGATCAGGCCCAGCAGTTTAGTCGCTATCGTCAGGGCCCCTATGGGGATATTGGCCGGGTGCAACGACAGCAGATGCTGTTACAGGCCCTGCGCGATCGCCTCCTCAGTCCGACGGTGTTAACGCGCATTCCTGCCATCATCCGTATTTTGCAAACCCATGTGGATACTAATCTCACGGTGAATGAGATGTTGGCGTTGGCCAGTTTTGCCCTAGAGGTTGATCGCGATGATATACGCATGGCTTTGCTGCCAGGAGAGTTTAGCCATCCTGACGACTCTCCCCTGAGTTATTGGTTGGTGGATGAGGTGGCCGGCGATCGCCTGGTGGGGCAATTTTTCCAGACTTCGACCGAGTCAGGCTTTATTGATGAATGGGGTAATCAAACTGCCTTTGGCCGTACGAACAGCCAAGCCTCGGGGAGTCCCACGGATAACTCTCCCCCCTTAGAACAACCCCGCATCACCATCCAAAATGCTACCCAAGACTCACTCGCGGTGGAACGGCTGACGGCCTATCTGGAGGAGTTGGGCTATGAAGATATCTATGTCAGCCAGGACTGGGATAGGGTTCATCGCCACAGTACGATTATTGTCCAACGAGGAGATTATGAGGCCGGGGAACGGCTGCGATCGGATTTAGGGTTTGGCCGACTTGAGGCGTTGTCTACAGGGGATATTAGTTCTGATATTACGATCCGTATTGGTTTGGATGTGGATCGGTTGTATTGA
- a CDS encoding tetratricopeptide repeat protein: protein MFGLRWLLPLSLNLSLLLLWTGWLLCFQSPASAQGLDVAQMQPQQQRQQQRRQRLREGNERLGNQDYEGAEAIFRELLEQYPQDSLLRYKLGDALSAQYRYEEASEAYQEAIRLNRDHALAYNALANLRARQGRLEEAVSLYERALEINEGYVEALRNLGQVLAQLERFGAASQVLSKALDLLIERNEIWKAIEVAKLLEQVNERRGLV, encoded by the coding sequence ATGTTTGGTTTACGTTGGCTGTTGCCCTTAAGCCTGAACCTATCCCTGTTGCTGTTATGGACGGGTTGGCTTCTCTGTTTTCAGTCTCCGGCCTCGGCCCAGGGGCTAGATGTCGCGCAAATGCAACCCCAGCAACAGCGACAACAGCAACGACGACAACGATTACGGGAAGGGAACGAACGCCTGGGGAATCAAGACTACGAAGGGGCCGAGGCCATTTTTCGGGAACTCTTAGAACAATATCCCCAGGATTCTCTACTACGGTATAAATTAGGGGACGCCCTCTCGGCCCAATATCGCTACGAAGAAGCCAGTGAAGCCTACCAGGAGGCGATTCGCCTCAATCGAGATCATGCCCTGGCCTATAATGCCTTGGCTAATCTGCGGGCCCGACAGGGACGACTCGAGGAGGCTGTCTCTCTGTATGAACGGGCCTTGGAGATTAATGAGGGTTATGTCGAGGCCCTGCGGAATTTAGGGCAAGTCTTGGCCCAACTTGAGCGATTTGGGGCCGCGTCGCAGGTGTTGTCGAAGGCTTTGGACTTGTTAATTGAGCGTAACGAAATCTGGAAAGCTATAGAAGTTGCTAAACTCTTGGAACAGGTCAACGAACGTCGTGGACTGGTCTAA
- a CDS encoding sensor histidine kinase, giving the protein MSTPDSEIILIVDDTPTNLAVLSEALTSANYQVAVALDGETALEQVSYKPPHLILLDVMMPGIDGFETCQKLKENPLSADIPIIFMTALSDAVDKVNGLSLGAVDYITKPFQQEEVLARVNVHLQLRHLNQTLQQSEAQLRQQAEHLRATLNELKRTQNQLVQSEKMSALGQLVAGVAHEINNPVTFIYSNLSHADKYTQDLVRVVDAYQKLYPEANPDLEELIEEVDLAYLIDDLPQLLTSMRVGAQRIRDIVRSLRNFSRLDESEFKAVNLHDGIESTLMILQNRLKAKPGSPAIEIVRCYGNLPLVECYAGQINQVLMNILSNAVDALEERDARRGPSELDAAASRITITTAVVNQKSVQVVIADNGVGIPPQLQSHIFDPFFTTKSIGKGTGLGMSISYKIITDKHQGKLTCTSESGLGTSFTIEIPIRQRIKSS; this is encoded by the coding sequence ATGTCTACTCCTGATTCTGAGATCATTCTAATTGTTGATGATACCCCGACCAACTTAGCGGTATTATCCGAGGCTCTTACCAGTGCTAATTATCAAGTAGCTGTCGCTCTTGACGGAGAAACAGCACTGGAGCAGGTGAGTTATAAACCCCCACATCTAATTTTATTAGACGTGATGATGCCTGGAATTGATGGGTTTGAAACCTGTCAGAAACTCAAAGAAAATCCTCTATCTGCCGATATTCCTATTATTTTTATGACTGCCTTATCGGATGCTGTTGATAAGGTGAACGGTCTAAGCCTTGGAGCCGTTGATTATATTACAAAACCTTTTCAGCAAGAAGAGGTTTTGGCACGGGTCAATGTTCATTTGCAATTACGCCATTTGAATCAGACGTTACAACAGTCTGAAGCGCAGTTACGCCAACAGGCAGAGCATTTACGCGCTACCCTAAATGAGTTGAAACGCACTCAAAATCAACTGGTTCAGAGTGAAAAAATGTCTGCCCTGGGGCAACTGGTGGCGGGGGTTGCCCATGAGATTAACAATCCTGTTACCTTTATCTATAGCAATCTCAGCCATGCCGATAAATATACTCAGGATTTAGTGCGGGTTGTTGATGCCTATCAAAAGCTATACCCTGAGGCTAATCCTGATTTAGAAGAATTGATAGAGGAAGTCGATTTAGCCTATTTGATCGATGACTTACCCCAATTACTCACATCCATGCGAGTTGGGGCCCAGCGAATTCGTGACATTGTGCGATCGCTGCGTAATTTCTCCCGCCTCGATGAGTCGGAATTTAAAGCCGTAAATCTCCATGATGGGATTGAAAGCACCCTGATGATTCTGCAAAACCGGCTTAAGGCGAAACCCGGGTCTCCCGCCATTGAAATTGTGCGATGCTATGGCAACTTGCCATTAGTCGAATGTTATGCCGGGCAAATCAATCAGGTGTTGATGAACATTCTCTCCAACGCCGTTGATGCCCTCGAAGAACGGGATGCCCGTCGCGGTCCCTCAGAACTCGATGCCGCCGCGAGTCGCATCACTATCACCACCGCCGTAGTGAACCAAAAGTCAGTTCAAGTGGTGATTGCTGATAATGGAGTGGGGATTCCTCCTCAGTTACAGAGTCATATTTTTGACCCTTTCTTTACGACCAAATCCATTGGGAAGGGGACTGGGTTGGGAATGTCTATTAGCTACAAAATTATTACCGATAAGCATCAGGGGAAATTGACCTGTACCTCGGAATCGGGATTAGGAACTAGCTTTACGATTGAAATTCCCATTCGCCAAAGAATAAAATCTTCATAG